One stretch of Acropora muricata isolate sample 2 chromosome 12, ASM3666990v1, whole genome shotgun sequence DNA includes these proteins:
- the LOC136892360 gene encoding calponin homology domain-containing protein DDB_G0272472-like, with product MSRNPHLLPAERRKRVQVQNCIEDKFLRQKLDSISKEKHYIDRELRRISLAKESLLESLDRFNSIPRSTHKRLSLPCLRDGPKKEHETTPICASIPPLEALPHQALKNRQRASRRSCDQSVFQKRKDEQSIEGKYEQQRKVDRLQRAQGVSEFRVASPVTASLILSGKIDKNKTASERTTCTSRGNIAAKAKQTKTPLRLPEVTDTPTRSDLNPTRKAPTGQYCSQDGMLATNLKSKFRQIGSIVMATAILRNADEKKKK from the coding sequence ATGTCGAGAAACCCACACCTACTGCCTGCGGAAAGACGAAAGAGGGTCCAAGTTCAGAACTGTATAGAGGATAAGTTCCTGAGGCAGAAATTGGACTccatttcaaaagaaaaacattacATCGACAGAGAGCTAAGACGCATTTCTTTAGCTAAGGAAAGCTTGCTAGAAAGCCTTGATCGGTTCAATTCGATACCTAGATCAACACACAAGCGTTTGAGTTTACCATGTTTGCGTGATGGTCCAAAGAAAGAGCATGAAACAACACCTATTTGCGCGTCAATCCCGCCCCTCGAAGCTCTACCGCATCAAGCGCTAAAGAATAGACAACGCGCAAGCCGACGAAGCTGTGACCAGTCTGTATTTCAAAAGAGAAAAGATGAGCAGAGTATTGAAGGAAAGTATGAGCAACAAAGAAAAGTTGATCGTCTTCAGCGTGCCCAGGGAGTAAGTGAATTTCGTGTGGCGAGTCCAGTCACagcttcattaattttgtcggGAAAGATTGACAAGAACAAAACTGCGAGTGAAAGAACGACGTGTACCTCGCGCGGTAACATAGCGGCTAAGGCAAAGCAGACAAAGACACCTCTTCGTTTACCCGAGGTAACCGATACTCCCACAAGAAGTGACTTAAATCCCACAAGGAAAGCTCCAACGGGGCAATATTGTTCGCAGGATGGTATGCTTGCAACAAACTTAAAAAGCAAATTTCGTCAAATTGGTTCGATTGTTATGGCAACCGCCATTTTGCGAAATgcagatgaaaagaaaaaaaagtga